From Candidatus Cloacimonadota bacterium:
GAGTATGTTTTGAAATAAACTTTCGTGTTTTCTTCCTGTTTTGTTTCCTGAAAATGGCGAAAGAGAGAAGAAGTTAGTGGTGAGAGCCAGCGCTGGGCATTATTTTCTTGACACCCACGGCAGAATAAGAGTGACTGCTTACATGAGAAAAACAGTAAGAGAGAAACACCCCGGGTTTTTGACCATCGATATCGAGGATTTCTATCACATCATCGGAGTGAGGGGAACTCCGCCGGTCGAGGCTTGGGACCGGCTCCCGTCCCGGGTGGAGATCGGGTTGGAACGCTACTTTGAGCTGTTGGCAGCCAAAGAGGTGAAGGCGACCATGTTCTTTCTGGGCTATATCGCGCGCCGGCATCCGGGCTTGGTGCGTCGGGCGATAGAACTGGAGCATGAAGTGGCCTCGCACGGGATGTATCACCGGGAGGTCAGCAAGATGGATTCTGACGAGTTTTACCGGGACGCGCGCGAGTCCCGGCTTTTGCTCGAGGATATCTCCGGAGTGAAGGTGCGCAGCATGCGCAGTCCGGGATTCTCCATCGGGGGAGCCACTCCGTGGTTTTTTGACAGGCTCTTGGAGGCGGGTTATGAGTATGACTCTTCCGCCCTGCCCATCCGCCGGGATAGAAGGGGCATCTCTGGCGGGTCGCTCGCCCCGGGCTATGTTGTCTGTTCTGGAGGAAGGATTTTCGAATTCCCGATCACCGTGGCCAGGCTGCTTGGCCTCAGGGTCAGTATGTTCGGGGGC
This genomic window contains:
- a CDS encoding DUF3473 domain-containing protein yields the protein MRKTVREKHPGFLTIDIEDFYHIIGVRGTPPVEAWDRLPSRVEIGLERYFELLAAKEVKATMFFLGYIARRHPGLVRRAIELEHEVASHGMYHREVSKMDSDEFYRDARESRLLLEDISGVKVRSMRSPGFSIGGATPWFFDRLLEAGYEYDSSALPIRRDRRGISGGSLAPGYVVCSGGRIFEFPITVARLLGLRVSMFGGGYLRFFPQWFISVMARKVLHEYPLTIYIHPREIDPGHPRIEMNAYRKFKSYINLASVPAKLEMLMGSTRFLRMGDYYDASK